In one Dermacentor albipictus isolate Rhodes 1998 colony unplaced genomic scaffold, USDA_Dalb.pri_finalv2 scaffold_11, whole genome shotgun sequence genomic region, the following are encoded:
- the LOC139051277 gene encoding uncharacterized protein, translating into MLYASAHPVMETTSKHTVFGFNYGLDWRPTSFVDALPSAYVCSVCGLVPRLSAALPCGHVLCLQCYNHNGSRLNCCPLDKKIVDEKGVVFSSLSRESILSRKVRCWNAENGCVAEDAASAMLEHFFSHCQFHPVSCRTCGIRVLRRDVVNHVASRCPGPSSRQSPDEHPFLSVVEVEEVLKQISSESATAIARQQSLEERRMREKEIVMTELSLAVADMVRVEQYESALRTYGTFVSARELLNTATANEPAASARLEPSTTRGDVKDKARATSLEDLVQSCSISSSPLESAKGAIVGTSMNNEVKEAPAEPQTVPRKRLDGRPEPFSRRLVRADDRECCECIIENWTHFSTGQAPPDIREGRCDCGTRLLSYGYILVPELIATSTARDISFSVYAFKGLDGATSDRPSDGKFTIRLIHPTDSSRELIRSKEMSWYTPPFPERVRGQKVHCLGYIPSFISVACVEEGGFVANDELRMRFRLTPW; encoded by the coding sequence ATGCTGTATGCGAGTGCGCATCCGGTCATGGAAACCACGAGCAAGCACACTGTGTTCGGCTTCAACTACGGTCTCGACTGGCGTCCTACGTCGTTCGTAGACGCTCTCCCTTCGGCCTACGTGTGCAGCGTTTGCGGACTGGTGCCCCGGTTGTCGGCCGCTCTGCCCTGCGGCCACGTGCTTTGTCTGCAGTGCTACAACCACAACGGGAGCAGACTGAACTGCTGTCCGCTGGATAAGAAAATCGTCGATGAGAAAGGTGTGGTGTTCTCGAGCCTCAGCAGGGAAAGTATTCTCAGTCGCAAAGTGCGCTGCTGGAATGCAGAGAACGGTTGCGTCGCCGAGGACGCAGCTTCCGCCATGCTGGAGCACTTTTTCAGCCACTGCCAATTCCACCCCGTGAGCTGCCGCACTTGCGGCATCCGCGTATTGCGACGGGACGTCGTCAACCACGTTGCGAGCCGCTGTCCAGGCCCGTCGTCTCGACAATCACCGGACGAACATCCTTTCCTTAGCGTCGTCGAGGTCGAGGAAGTGCTGAAGCAGATATCAAGTGAAAGTGCGACTGCAATAGCACGGCAGCAGTCGCTTGAAGAGCgacgcatgcgcgaaaaagaaattgtgatgaCGGAGCTGTCCTTGGCTGTTGCCGATATGGTGCGAGTCGAGCAATACGAGAGCGCCCTTCGTACTTACGGGACTTTTGTGTCGGCGCGTGAACTCCTAAACACCGCCACTGCGAACGAACCGGCTGCTAGCGCGAGACTGGAGCCTAGCACGACCAGGGGCGATGTGAAAGACAAGGCGAGAGCGACTTCTTTAGAAGATCTCGTGCAGTCCTGCTCTATTTCTTCTTCGCCCTTGGAGAGCGCCAAAGGGGCAATTGTCGGAACGTCGATGAACAACGAGGTCAAAGAGGCACCTGCCGAGCCGCAGACGGTGCCACGAAAGCGTCTCGACGGGCGTCCGGAACCGTTCTCGCGTCGGCTAGTTCGAGCTGACGATCGAGAATGCTGTGAATGTATTATAGAAAACTGGACACACTTCAGCACCGGTCAAGCCCCACCCGATATCCGAGAAGGTCGATGTGACTGCGGCACGCGCTTGCTCTCCTACGGATACATACTTGTTCCGGAGCTCATCGCCACATCAACCGCGAGAGACATATCCTTTAGCGTATACGCGTTCAAAGGACTTGACGGTGCTACATCTGATAGACCCTCGGATGGGAAGTTTACGATTCGCCTAATTCATCCCACTGATTCTAGCAGGGAATTGATACGATCTAAAGAAATGTCTTGGTATACACCCCCATTCCCGGAGCGTGTTAGGGGCCAAAAAGTGCACTGTTTGGGCTACATTCCATCATTTATTAGTGTTGCATGCGTGGAAGAAGGCGGCT